In Hirundo rustica isolate bHirRus1 chromosome 4, bHirRus1.pri.v3, whole genome shotgun sequence, a genomic segment contains:
- the LOC120752095 gene encoding LOW QUALITY PROTEIN: inositol 1,4,5-trisphosphate receptor-interacting protein-like 1 (The sequence of the model RefSeq protein was modified relative to this genomic sequence to represent the inferred CDS: inserted 1 base in 1 codon; deleted 2 bases in 1 codon), whose translation MDAWVLWFLLLQSVLQYPQPVGDGLDEVTRLRMEARAKFQEEEKIRLEREVEQLALKQGVWAWGDVLWSALQHRQVLAVAGLVFFYSALWYIWWKQSLRREEHEEENDGANEEEGRNVGANEEDGGNEEEQENDVNREENDHDGNAQEVDNAAANEEGDVGNEAGNEAANAANNDVGNEVDNRDPDDDIGRRVMERIQWPVQDLKKGCKWTSTLMKNFAIYFQHALANSFYPVLHRAIGVGSAFEGWSPREQDVVYQVLVPMTPPRGHSFHVELETAGQSHLRNASIRVQQECTCTRGKLVKNMLCFLHHPKEELKTYQDPSLLHTLCKDSYLDVEXTARWFCQLVRAIWPALPQAHSWHLVLLPSRRSCQFKVSNGIESYRIEMLFGVREGTSDVFVSSQPRHGHTSTSSTTWPESFAVAEMKFFKYIAMEAPPDSLHLKCLQFFTCLQLGLGFSTYTTKTIVMHLLNTLPVSWWCRRHFVRRLMDISESLRTCVHTRNLNHFIVGNRRLPPWISLPPHVLMAGSCNLFHDLVMDPVAHSQAMSQYVDLRQLLMRIINDEE comes from the exons ATGGATGCCTGGGTATTGTGGTTCTTGCTCTTGCAAAGCGTCCTCCAGTACCCACAGCCCGTGGGTGATGGCTTGGACGAGGTGACACGTCTGCGAATGGAGGCACGTGCCAAGTtccaggaagaggagaaaattcGTCTGGAGCGGGAGGTGGAGCAGCTGGCCCTGAAGCAGGGTGTCTGGGCCTGGGGAGACGTGCTCTGGTCTGCCttgcagcacaggcaggtgtTGGCTGTTGCTGGGCTCGTGTTCTTTTACTCGGCCCTGTGGTACATCTGGTGGAAACAGAGCCTGAGGAGAGAGGagcatgaagaagaaaatgatggTGCAAACgaagaggaaggcagaaatgTGGGTGCAAATGAAGAAGATGGTGGAAATGAAGAAGAACAAGAGAATGATgtgaacagggaagaaaacgACCATGATGGCAATGCCCAGGAAGTCGACAATGCTGCTGCAAATGAAGAAGGTGATGTTGGAAATGAAGCTGGCAACGAGGCTGCAAATGCTGCCAACAATGATGTTGGAAATGAAGTCGATAATCGTGATCCTGACGATGACATTGGAAGAAGGGTAATGGAGCGCATCCAGTGGCCTGTGCAGGACCTGAAGAAAGGATGCAAGTGGACTAGCACCTTGATGAAAAATTTTGCAATTTACTTTCAACACGCCTTGGCCAACAGTTTCTACCCAGTCCTGCATCGAGCCATTGGGGTGGGCAGTGCCTTTGAAGGTTGGAGTCCCCGTGAGCAGGATGTTGTGTACCAGGTGCTCGTACCCATGACTCCTCCCCGAGGGCACAGCTTCCACGTGGAGCTGGAgactgcagggcagagccaccTGAGGAACGCTAGCATCCGCGTGCAGCAGGAGTGCACTTGCACGAGGGGGAAGCTGGTTAAGAACATGCTGTGCTTCTTGCACCACCCCAAGGAGGAGCTGAAGACATATCAGGATCCCAGCCTCCTCCACACCCTGTGCAAGGACTCCTACCTGGATGTGG AAACTGCCCGCTGGTTCTGCCAACTGGTGAGAGCAATCTGGCCGGCTTTGCCTCAGGCACACAGCTGGCATTTagtgctgctgccctccagACGCTCCTGCCAGTTCAAGGTGAGCAATGGCATAGAAAGCTACCGGATTGAGATGCTGTTTGGGGTGCGGGAAGGAACCTCAGATGTCTTTGTAAGCAGCCAGCCTAGGCATGGCCACACCTCCACCTCAAGCACTACCTGGCCAGAGTCCTTTGCCGTGGCAGAGATGAAATTCTTCAAGTACATAGCCATGGAGGCC CCCCCTGACAGTTTGCACCTGAAATGCCTGCAGTTCTTCACCTGTCTTCAGCTGGGCTTAGGTTTTTCTACCTATACCACAAAGACGATTGTCATGCACCTCCTGAACACCTTGCCAGTGTCATGGTGGTGCAGGAGGCATTTTGTGAGGCGACTGATGGATATCAGCGAGAGCCTGCGCACATGTGTGCACACGAGAAATCTCAACCACTTCATTGTGGGCAACCGGAGGCTTCCTCCGTGGATCAGTTTGCCCCCACATGTCCTAATGGCTGGGAGCTGCAATCTCTTCCACGACCTGGTGATGGATCCAGTTGCCCACTCCCAGGCCATGAGTCAGTACGTGGATCTACGCCAGTTGCTCATGCGAATCATTAACGATGAAGAGTGA